One Sulfurimonas crateris genomic window carries:
- a CDS encoding MlaA family lipoprotein, with protein MRSVYFAFAITFVITLTGCSSKSVEKPSEVAIEQESGDFNGELEGFADEFEVEEVYDPFSGYNRAMTTFNDKAYEYAIKPVAEGYKWVLHEDIRESVDNFFKNLYFPMRFVNNVLQGKMRNAAEESVRFVVNSTAGVLGLFDVAKKYCELEPHNEDFGQTLGFYGVGSGPHIVLPLLGPSNLRDLIGMYPDSYLSPLDYTERNYDTLTDTPAEYLGAKTLEKVNYVSLNIDWYDDIKRDAVDLYPYLRDMYEQYRDKQIKE; from the coding sequence TTGAGATCTGTTTATTTTGCTTTTGCTATTACTTTTGTAATAACATTGACGGGTTGTAGTTCAAAGTCGGTGGAAAAACCGAGTGAGGTTGCTATTGAGCAAGAGAGTGGTGACTTTAACGGTGAACTTGAAGGTTTTGCGGATGAGTTTGAGGTAGAAGAGGTCTATGACCCTTTTAGCGGCTACAACAGAGCTATGACAACTTTTAATGACAAGGCTTATGAATATGCAATTAAACCAGTTGCAGAAGGCTACAAGTGGGTTTTGCACGAAGATATCAGGGAGAGTGTGGATAATTTTTTCAAAAACCTCTACTTCCCGATGCGTTTTGTAAATAACGTGCTTCAGGGAAAAATGCGCAATGCAGCTGAGGAGAGCGTTCGTTTTGTTGTTAACTCAACAGCAGGAGTTCTTGGGCTTTTCGACGTGGCAAAGAAATATTGCGAGCTTGAACCTCATAACGAGGATTTCGGACAGACATTGGGATTTTACGGAGTGGGCAGTGGCCCTCATATAGTTCTGCCTCTTTTAGGACCATCAAATCTAAGAGACCTTATTGGAATGTATCCTGATTCGTACCTAAGCCCTCTTGATTATACCGAGAGAAACTACGATACTTTGACAGATACGCCTGCAGAGTATCTTGGAGCAAAAACGCTTGAAAAAGTGAACTACGTCTCATTGAACATAGATTGGTATGATGACATCAAAAGGGATGCGGTAGACCTCTATCCATATTTGAGAGATATGTATGAGCAGTATAGAGATAAACAGATCAAGGAGTAG
- the recR gene encoding recombination mediator RecR, with product MNGSLEKFNKLVDALQELPTIGKKSATRLAYHMVMKDSFVGMKISHAIEEALGTLKQCSSCGGMSEDELCFICCDDSRDETLLCIVENAKDILLLEENALFGGRYFVLESLAEFDFSKLEKLVSSGINEIVFALTPSIANDAVMLYIEDKLSNFNINYSKIAQGVPTGVSLENIDILSLTRALTDRVKV from the coding sequence ATGAACGGTTCTTTAGAGAAGTTTAACAAGCTTGTAGATGCCCTGCAGGAGCTCCCGACTATCGGGAAGAAATCGGCAACAAGGCTCGCTTACCATATGGTCATGAAAGATAGTTTTGTGGGTATGAAGATCTCTCATGCGATAGAAGAGGCTCTTGGAACCCTTAAACAGTGCTCTTCATGCGGCGGGATGAGCGAAGATGAACTCTGTTTCATCTGCTGTGACGATAGCAGAGATGAGACGCTTTTGTGCATAGTCGAGAACGCAAAAGATATATTGCTTCTAGAAGAGAACGCGCTCTTTGGCGGAAGATACTTTGTCTTGGAGTCGTTGGCGGAGTTTGATTTCTCAAAGCTTGAAAAACTGGTCTCCTCAGGAATCAATGAGATAGTCTTTGCGTTAACGCCATCCATTGCAAATGATGCTGTTATGTTATATATTGAAGATAAATTAAGTAATTTTAATATAAACTACTCAAAAATTGCTCAGGGCGTTCCGACCGGAGTAAGTTTGGAAAATATTGATATTTTGTCTTTGACGAGGGCTTTGACGGATAGAGTAAAGGTATGA
- the dnaJ gene encoding molecular chaperone DnaJ, whose amino-acid sequence MQDLSYYEILEVSRDADQTTIKKAYRKMAKIYHPDKNPGDSEAEHKFKLCNEAYQCLSDDKQRSIYDRYGKEGLQGMGGGRGRSSAGFDDLGSIFEEMFSGFGGSSRRRQNPADMEKYPLDMNVDMTISFNEAVFGCEKDVEFKYKNSCNSCKGTGAKDGKLSTCHQCRGQGQVFMKQGFMTFSQTCPVCHGSGSAPSAPCGSCDGRGYHEEKGNVTIKIPKGIDSGNRLRVSGKGNIGKRGDRGDLYVTFNVRPDKHFQRDGNDVYIAIPVFFTQAVSGESLTIPSLTGELELKLDVGTKDKQQFLFRNEGIEDVHGHGKGDLIAQVNITYPKKLTDEQRELLSKLQESFGIESKPHESVLDSAIEKMKSWFK is encoded by the coding sequence ATGCAAGATTTAAGCTATTACGAAATATTAGAGGTCTCAAGAGATGCGGACCAAACTACGATCAAAAAAGCTTACAGAAAAATGGCAAAAATTTATCATCCCGACAAAAATCCGGGTGACAGCGAAGCCGAACACAAATTTAAATTGTGCAACGAAGCTTATCAATGTCTAAGTGACGACAAACAGAGAAGCATTTACGACAGATACGGCAAAGAGGGACTTCAAGGAATGGGCGGCGGCAGAGGCCGCTCATCAGCAGGTTTTGATGATCTAGGTTCGATATTTGAAGAGATGTTCAGCGGTTTTGGAGGCTCATCACGACGCCGTCAAAATCCGGCAGATATGGAGAAGTACCCGCTTGATATGAACGTCGATATGACAATAAGTTTCAACGAAGCGGTATTTGGCTGCGAAAAAGATGTTGAGTTTAAGTATAAAAACTCTTGTAACAGCTGTAAGGGTACCGGTGCAAAGGATGGCAAACTTTCAACTTGTCATCAATGTAGAGGACAGGGTCAAGTCTTTATGAAACAGGGTTTTATGACATTCTCTCAAACCTGCCCTGTTTGTCACGGAAGCGGTTCTGCGCCATCAGCACCTTGTGGTAGCTGCGACGGTAGAGGATACCATGAAGAGAAGGGCAACGTAACCATCAAGATCCCAAAAGGGATCGACAGCGGTAACCGCCTTAGAGTCTCAGGAAAAGGAAATATCGGTAAACGTGGAGATAGAGGCGATCTTTACGTCACTTTTAACGTAAGACCGGATAAGCACTTTCAAAGAGACGGAAATGACGTCTACATCGCAATTCCTGTCTTTTTTACTCAGGCAGTCTCGGGAGAGAGCCTCACTATCCCTTCACTAACTGGCGAGCTGGAGCTTAAACTTGATGTAGGCACAAAAGACAAGCAGCAGTTCCTCTTTAGAAATGAGGGCATAGAGGATGTTCACGGTCACGGCAAGGGAGATCTCATTGCACAGGTCAACATCACCTACCCTAAAAAACTCACAGATGAGCAGCGTGAACTTCTTAGCAAGCTCCAAGAGTCTTTCGGCATAGAGTCAAAACCGCATGAGAGTGTTTTGGACTCTGCCATCGAAAAGATGAAAAGCTGGTTTAAATAG
- a CDS encoding efflux RND transporter permease subunit translates to MLNTIYQNYILKYPKIVLALMSVFILIMALFAFKLEIDASAETLLLEDDKDLEYTRDVLKRFEAPNFLVVTYTTQDDLLSDENIANIKELSSQIETLEIVESINSIVNVPLLQSPPIPLKELLKDIPTLESQNIDKKLVKQEFLTSAVYKENLVSDDFGTTALMVNLKRDEKYFSLIDNRDRFVKLKKQKELSKAEREGYKKAQIELKEYRDILREETHQVIVKLREILKNFEQEHSSVKLHLGGVEMIADDMVEFVKYDLKTFGGLIVVLLIVILYILLKKVQWVIIALFICTTSLIVTSGFLGLFGWEITVVSSNYISLQLIMNMSLVVHLIVRYKELYAHDKHDTQMDITLDTVLSMAKPSFFVVITTIAGFSSLVFSSILPVINFGWMMSVGIIVSLVLTYILFPIILLLFEKKESLEFGKGGAPFTAKVAHFAFHYRKTILISALFVVIFSISGATKLRVENSFIDYFKQDTEIYKGMALIDQKLGGTTPLDVILTFKESSDEVASVEVAGSGEDEELDSFADEFEESVEDKEKYWFTQTKMHKIKEVHEYLDSLEAVGKVLSLSTTGEILKVLNDGKEADGLTLALMYKELPDKYRKIILTPYVDIEKNQVRISTRIIDSMPNLQRDLLIKKINMDLKEMLDPEYEEHKMANLLIMYNNMLQSLFDSQIKTIGVVVLILFLMFLALFRSLKIAIIAIIANIIPVGTIFGFMGWMDIPLDMMTITIAAISIGIAVDDTIHYIYRYSLLYNRTNDAKASMFMAHKSIGTAMFYTSTIIMIGFCILVLSNFLPTIYFGLLTMIAMFMAIVADLLLLPVLLLIFGI, encoded by the coding sequence ATGTTAAACACCATATACCAAAATTACATTTTAAAATACCCAAAAATCGTTTTAGCTCTTATGAGTGTTTTCATACTCATAATGGCTCTTTTTGCCTTCAAACTTGAGATAGATGCAAGTGCCGAGACACTTCTGCTTGAGGATGACAAAGATCTTGAATATACAAGAGATGTGCTCAAGCGTTTTGAAGCACCGAACTTTCTGGTTGTCACATATACTACACAAGATGATCTTTTAAGCGATGAGAATATTGCAAACATTAAGGAGCTAAGCTCTCAGATAGAGACGCTAGAGATAGTAGAGAGCATTAACTCCATAGTAAACGTTCCTCTTTTACAGTCTCCGCCCATTCCGCTAAAAGAGCTTTTAAAAGATATACCCACGCTGGAATCTCAAAATATTGACAAAAAGCTTGTCAAACAGGAGTTCTTGACAAGTGCGGTCTATAAAGAGAACCTTGTAAGCGATGACTTTGGAACTACCGCTTTGATGGTAAACCTTAAAAGAGATGAGAAGTACTTCTCTCTTATAGACAACAGAGACAGATTTGTAAAGCTTAAAAAGCAAAAGGAACTTAGTAAAGCGGAGAGAGAGGGGTACAAAAAGGCCCAGATAGAGCTTAAAGAGTATAGAGATATTTTAAGAGAAGAGACCCATCAAGTAATAGTAAAACTAAGAGAGATCCTTAAAAATTTTGAGCAGGAGCACAGCAGCGTTAAGCTCCATTTAGGCGGAGTCGAGATGATCGCCGATGATATGGTCGAGTTTGTAAAATATGACCTCAAAACTTTCGGCGGACTTATAGTAGTGCTTCTTATAGTCATATTATATATCCTTCTAAAAAAGGTACAGTGGGTTATCATAGCGCTTTTTATCTGCACCACCTCGCTTATTGTAACAAGCGGCTTTTTAGGGCTTTTTGGATGGGAGATAACCGTTGTCTCCTCAAATTATATCTCACTGCAACTTATCATGAATATGTCTCTGGTGGTGCACCTAATAGTGAGATATAAAGAGTTATATGCCCATGATAAACATGATACACAGATGGATATAACACTAGACACTGTTCTCTCTATGGCAAAGCCATCTTTCTTCGTTGTAATCACTACCATTGCAGGATTTAGTTCTCTGGTTTTTAGCTCCATCTTGCCTGTTATAAACTTTGGCTGGATGATGAGTGTGGGAATAATCGTATCTCTTGTTCTTACATACATTCTCTTTCCGATAATTTTGCTTCTCTTTGAGAAAAAAGAGTCTCTCGAATTTGGCAAAGGCGGCGCTCCATTTACTGCTAAGGTAGCGCATTTCGCCTTTCACTATAGAAAAACAATTCTTATCTCAGCCCTGTTTGTTGTGATTTTCTCCATATCCGGTGCTACTAAGCTCAGAGTTGAGAACAGTTTTATAGACTACTTTAAACAAGATACCGAGATATATAAGGGAATGGCTCTAATTGACCAAAAACTAGGCGGGACTACGCCGCTTGATGTCATCTTGACATTTAAAGAGAGCAGTGATGAGGTAGCCTCTGTTGAGGTGGCGGGATCAGGTGAAGATGAAGAGCTAGATTCCTTCGCAGATGAGTTCGAGGAGAGTGTTGAGGACAAAGAGAAGTACTGGTTTACGCAAACCAAGATGCACAAGATAAAAGAGGTTCATGAGTACCTTGACTCTCTTGAGGCAGTGGGAAAAGTGCTCTCGCTCTCAACGACAGGAGAGATTTTAAAGGTCTTAAATGACGGAAAAGAGGCTGACGGTCTTACACTTGCACTTATGTACAAAGAGCTGCCTGATAAGTATAGAAAGATCATACTGACACCTTACGTTGATATAGAAAAGAATCAGGTAAGGATAAGTACCAGAATCATCGACTCTATGCCGAATCTTCAAAGAGATCTACTTATAAAAAAGATAAATATGGATCTAAAAGAGATGCTAGATCCAGAGTATGAAGAGCACAAGATGGCAAATCTTTTGATCATGTACAACAATATGCTTCAGTCACTCTTCGATTCGCAGATCAAGACAATTGGAGTGGTTGTTCTCATACTATTTTTAATGTTTTTAGCACTCTTTAGAAGCCTAAAAATTGCGATCATAGCAATTATCGCAAACATTATTCCCGTAGGTACTATTTTTGGATTTATGGGGTGGATGGACATACCGCTTGATATGATGACCATAACTATCGCAGCCATCAGCATAGGCATAGCGGTTGACGATACCATACACTACATCTACAGATACTCTCTGCTTTACAACCGCACAAACGACGCGAAAGCTTCTATGTTCATGGCGCACAAAAGTATTGGAACTGCAATGTTCTACACCTCTACCATCATTATGATAGGTTTTTGTATCTTGGTGCTCTCCAACTTTCTGCCGACTATCTATTTTGGACTTCTTACCATGATAGCTATGTTTATGGCTATCGTTGCAGACTTGCTTCTTCTTCCTGTACTGCTGTTAATTTTTGGTATCTAA
- a CDS encoding adenosylmethionine--8-amino-7-oxononanoate transaminase, with translation MNNLELKNRDLEVLWHPCTQMKDHETLPLIPIKKAHGVYLEDFDGNSYIDAVSSWWVNLFGHTNSYINEKIKEQLETLEHVILAGFTHEQVVRLSERLVKLTPKGLSKCFYADNGSSAVEVALKMSFHAHKNSGADKKVFVSLGNSYHGETIGALSVGDVKLYKDTYEPLLIRSIQTPVPKDMSIESAREAALLFGELCEERADEISAIILEPLVQGAGSMHMYHKEFLVLVRDICNSYDIHMIADEVMVGFGRTGEMFACQSANITPDFIVLSKGLTGGYLPLSVVLTTDEIYAKFYCDYNEHKAFLHSHSYTGNALACAAANATLDIFERDNVIEKNRETAEYMGDKLSKFKNLENVESIRQTGMICAVELKGYKPEERIGLMVYQYGLDNGVLLRPLGHIVYFMPPYIITKDECDKMMDTAYEAIKSLLL, from the coding sequence ATGAATAATTTAGAGTTAAAAAATAGAGACTTGGAGGTTTTGTGGCATCCATGTACGCAGATGAAAGACCATGAAACACTCCCTTTGATCCCCATTAAAAAGGCACATGGAGTATATCTGGAAGATTTTGACGGCAACTCATATATAGATGCAGTCAGCAGCTGGTGGGTAAATCTTTTCGGGCATACTAACAGTTATATAAACGAAAAAATTAAAGAGCAGTTAGAGACGTTAGAGCATGTTATTTTGGCTGGGTTTACCCATGAACAGGTGGTTAGACTCTCTGAGAGGTTAGTTAAACTAACGCCAAAAGGGCTTAGTAAATGTTTCTATGCCGATAACGGCTCAAGTGCCGTTGAAGTCGCCCTGAAGATGAGCTTTCATGCACACAAGAACAGCGGAGCTGATAAAAAGGTTTTTGTCTCTCTTGGCAACTCCTACCATGGTGAGACAATAGGCGCACTTAGTGTGGGCGATGTAAAACTTTACAAAGATACTTATGAGCCGCTTCTTATAAGAAGCATTCAGACACCCGTTCCAAAAGATATGAGCATAGAATCAGCAAGAGAAGCAGCCCTGCTTTTTGGAGAGTTGTGTGAAGAGAGAGCAGATGAGATAAGCGCCATTATACTTGAACCTCTTGTCCAGGGCGCAGGTTCTATGCATATGTACCATAAAGAGTTTTTGGTCTTGGTGCGTGACATTTGCAACAGTTACGACATTCACATGATAGCCGATGAAGTGATGGTAGGTTTTGGAAGAACGGGAGAGATGTTTGCATGCCAGAGCGCTAACATAACACCTGATTTTATAGTGCTCTCAAAAGGGCTTACAGGCGGCTACCTGCCGCTATCTGTAGTACTAACAACAGATGAGATATATGCCAAATTTTATTGTGACTATAACGAGCACAAAGCATTTCTGCATTCTCATAGTTATACAGGCAACGCTCTTGCGTGCGCCGCTGCAAATGCGACGCTTGATATTTTTGAGAGAGATAACGTTATAGAAAAGAACAGAGAGACAGCCGAGTATATGGGAGACAAACTCTCAAAGTTTAAGAATCTTGAAAACGTAGAGTCAATCAGACAGACAGGTATGATCTGCGCAGTGGAGCTAAAAGGGTACAAACCCGAAGAGAGAATAGGGCTTATGGTCTATCAATATGGGCTTGATAACGGTGTTTTGCTACGCCCGCTCGGTCATATAGTCTACTTTATGCCGCCATATATCATCACAAAAGATGAGTGCGACAAGATGATGGATACTGCTTATGAGGCAATAAAGAGTCTACTTCTATAG
- a CDS encoding class II aldolase and adducin N-terminal domain-containing protein has protein sequence MNKEHLKKKLYALALSMFRKDFFGIYHGSISAKTESNRFLINTKEAIFDALDSSSLIELYYKKDYRWNQASIDSNIHHSIYSQISDAKFICFSMPPFTTAYSLDHNIITPKDYFGYKELGSIEIVDPRSFDDWYERASSEIAYYFQSKKTDIMVIRGYGVYTFNRDIHEMAKKIAILEKSCRLLLLDNTKNDTAFD, from the coding sequence ATGAACAAAGAACATCTAAAAAAGAAACTATACGCACTCGCCCTCTCAATGTTTAGAAAAGATTTTTTCGGCATCTATCACGGTTCCATCTCTGCAAAAACTGAATCAAACCGCTTTCTCATCAACACAAAAGAGGCTATCTTTGACGCTCTTGATAGCAGCTCTCTTATAGAGCTTTATTATAAAAAAGATTACAGATGGAACCAGGCGAGTATTGACTCAAATATTCATCACAGCATCTACTCCCAAATATCGGATGCTAAATTTATCTGTTTTAGTATGCCCCCTTTTACGACGGCATATTCGCTGGATCACAATATTATTACCCCAAAAGATTACTTTGGATACAAAGAGCTGGGCTCTATTGAGATAGTAGACCCGAGAAGTTTTGATGATTGGTATGAGAGAGCAAGCAGTGAAATCGCCTACTATTTTCAGAGTAAAAAAACGGACATTATGGTCATAAGAGGCTATGGGGTCTACACTTTTAACAGAGATATTCATGAGATGGCGAAGAAGATCGCCATCTTAGAGAAGAGCTGCAGACTCCTTCTGCTTGATAACACAAAAAACGATACCGCATTTGATTAA
- a CDS encoding ABC transporter substrate-binding protein, giving the protein MKSIFKKILAVLAPFILSYNLQADEQSELKSRFLNKIDEIIVIVENKNITKEQRNADIVKSISPMFDFELMAKLSLGSTWKELSASDAKRFVELYVERMKQSYSAKIDAYEGEKVEINKIQQPKSNRMAFFTDLVGKEEKLEIVYKFHKPSQSIQGKEDWLVYDVEILGVSILKTDRAQFKEFLRTKSIGELMDALAKQS; this is encoded by the coding sequence GTGAAGAGTATCTTTAAAAAAATTTTGGCGGTCCTTGCACCGTTCATTTTATCTTATAACCTTCAAGCAGATGAGCAGAGTGAGCTTAAGAGCCGCTTTTTAAACAAGATAGATGAGATAATAGTCATAGTAGAGAACAAGAACATCACAAAAGAGCAGAGAAACGCGGATATAGTCAAATCTATATCGCCAATGTTCGATTTTGAGCTAATGGCTAAACTAAGCCTTGGCAGCACTTGGAAAGAGCTCTCTGCAAGTGATGCAAAAAGGTTTGTAGAGCTTTATGTAGAGCGTATGAAGCAGTCATACTCCGCGAAGATAGACGCTTATGAGGGTGAGAAGGTAGAAATAAATAAGATACAACAGCCAAAATCTAACAGAATGGCATTCTTTACAGACCTAGTAGGAAAAGAGGAGAAGCTTGAGATAGTCTACAAGTTCCACAAGCCAAGTCAGAGCATACAAGGCAAAGAGGATTGGCTCGTTTACGATGTGGAGATACTGGGAGTAAGCATCCTAAAGACTGACAGAGCACAGTTTAAAGAGTTTTTACGTACTAAGAGCATAGGCGAACTGATGGACGCTTTGGCTAAGCAGTCATAG
- a CDS encoding alginate export family protein: MNKRTAKLSLLSLIASSLYAEFDYDAEVRLRFESFDNMNEKYYGTKPMIGESRDSYLMTRVRFGVGYKFNDNWSAKLSMQDSRVIDWGFKSDDFYNREFGEVNSSQTDSFELGKTFLEYKNKKMTVTVGRQSISYGDSRVFGPGEWKNSGKWIWDAVKVSLKEGDNFLDFFYGATMLHDPDDFSLNHRHGYYGGGVYGHYAYKKSAAIEPIFAYKTNERKNELYNSLENFYAGARVYDRDINRFFYDMTYIKSFGDYTKVTDEKVYIDAVGYHLEGGYNFKSLNTKVGLGHSYASGDDPNTKERETFDAVFGASDKYYGRLNLVQWNNLKDYELFAILTPDSKTSIKIEYHKLYAHQQSNKWMSYTIASMQNDHYGDEIDIFTTYRYSKSINFLVGAGYFMSGGYIREAATKNGYITDDNAVGFVAQVAYNF; encoded by the coding sequence ATGAACAAAAGAACCGCAAAACTCTCTCTTTTGTCGCTGATCGCTTCATCGCTATATGCTGAGTTTGATTATGATGCAGAGGTGAGGCTGCGCTTTGAGAGTTTTGATAATATGAACGAGAAATATTACGGAACAAAGCCAATGATCGGAGAGAGCCGTGATAGCTATCTTATGACAAGAGTTCGATTTGGAGTTGGATATAAGTTTAACGATAACTGGAGTGCAAAACTCTCAATGCAGGACTCAAGAGTTATTGACTGGGGATTTAAGAGCGATGACTTCTACAATAGAGAGTTTGGAGAGGTCAACAGCTCACAGACAGACAGTTTTGAGCTTGGCAAAACATTTCTGGAGTATAAAAACAAGAAGATGACCGTTACTGTAGGAAGACAGAGCATCTCGTACGGTGATTCAAGAGTTTTTGGTCCAGGAGAGTGGAAAAACTCAGGAAAATGGATATGGGATGCAGTGAAAGTTTCGCTAAAAGAGGGAGATAATTTTTTAGATTTTTTCTACGGCGCTACCATGCTTCACGATCCTGACGACTTTAGTCTGAACCATCGTCACGGCTATTACGGCGGCGGAGTGTACGGACATTATGCTTATAAAAAAAGTGCTGCGATCGAGCCGATATTTGCATATAAAACAAATGAGAGGAAAAATGAGCTCTACAACTCATTGGAGAATTTTTATGCAGGAGCAAGAGTTTACGACAGGGATATAAATAGATTTTTTTATGATATGACCTATATAAAATCTTTTGGTGATTATACGAAAGTGACAGATGAGAAGGTCTACATTGATGCTGTTGGCTATCATCTTGAGGGAGGTTACAATTTTAAATCTTTAAATACTAAAGTCGGTCTTGGTCACTCGTACGCAAGCGGCGATGACCCAAATACGAAAGAGAGGGAGACCTTTGATGCCGTATTTGGAGCAAGCGACAAGTATTACGGAAGACTTAATCTTGTGCAGTGGAATAATCTCAAAGATTATGAGCTCTTTGCAATTTTGACACCCGATTCTAAAACAAGTATCAAGATCGAGTATCATAAACTTTATGCCCATCAGCAAAGCAACAAGTGGATGAGTTATACGATAGCATCTATGCAAAATGACCACTACGGGGATGAGATCGATATTTTTACGACTTACAGATACTCAAAAAGTATCAATTTTCTTGTGGGAGCAGGCTATTTTATGAGCGGAGGCTACATAAGAGAGGCAGCAACAAAGAACGGCTACATTACGGATGATAATGCAGTGGGTTTTGTCGCTCAGGTTGCCTATAACTTTTAG
- the mltA gene encoding murein transglycosylase A, which translates to MKHLILYLSAFLLFTGCSKEPQVCFSNMPETDLYKSDFSQLPNWHGEDYANALESFVQSCKTAKTKEIYADLCIRAADVTDAKEFLTTYFTPYKIALPESSQEGLLTGYYEPELKGSLSKKEPYIYPLYRTPKDLVIVDLSEQYPELKSYRLRGKLVGNRLVPYHERKDAVENELDAEVICYTDSKIDLFFLEVQGSGRVTLDDGSAIFVGYENQNGHKYASIGKYLVNIGEIPLENISLQSIKAWLQQNPSRIDEVLNYNKSMVFFREKEHAASGSLGVVLTPTRSIAVDRKYIPLGSMLYLSAQDEVVEFNRVVMAQDTGGAIKGSVRADMFMGYGEEAKEVAGRLKAPLKLWILLPKENS; encoded by the coding sequence ATGAAACATTTAATACTCTATTTAAGCGCATTTTTACTCTTTACAGGCTGCTCAAAAGAGCCTCAGGTATGTTTTTCAAATATGCCTGAGACCGATCTTTACAAGAGTGACTTTAGCCAGCTTCCAAATTGGCACGGGGAGGATTATGCAAACGCTCTGGAGTCATTTGTGCAAAGCTGTAAAACGGCTAAAACAAAAGAGATCTACGCTGATCTGTGCATCAGAGCAGCAGACGTAACAGATGCAAAAGAGTTTTTAACTACTTATTTTACCCCTTATAAAATCGCTCTTCCAGAGAGCTCGCAAGAGGGGCTTTTAACAGGCTACTACGAACCTGAACTAAAAGGTTCACTGAGTAAAAAAGAGCCATATATCTACCCTCTTTACAGAACTCCAAAAGATCTGGTGATCGTTGATCTTAGCGAGCAGTATCCGGAACTTAAAAGTTACAGATTAAGAGGTAAACTTGTAGGCAACAGGCTTGTGCCTTACCATGAGAGAAAAGATGCTGTAGAGAATGAACTTGATGCAGAGGTGATCTGCTATACTGATTCAAAGATCGATCTCTTCTTTTTGGAAGTTCAAGGATCGGGAAGAGTTACTCTTGATGATGGAAGTGCTATTTTTGTCGGGTATGAGAACCAAAATGGGCACAAATACGCCTCGATAGGGAAATATCTTGTAAATATCGGTGAGATACCTTTAGAAAATATTTCGCTTCAAAGCATAAAAGCGTGGCTACAGCAGAACCCTTCAAGGATAGATGAAGTACTTAACTACAATAAGTCTATGGTCTTTTTTAGAGAAAAAGAGCATGCGGCAAGCGGTTCGCTTGGAGTCGTGCTTACGCCTACACGCTCAATTGCGGTAGATAGAAAATATATTCCTCTTGGAAGCATGCTCTATTTAAGTGCGCAAGATGAAGTTGTAGAGTTTAACCGCGTCGTTATGGCTCAAGATACGGGCGGTGCCATAAAGGGAAGCGTGAGAGCGGATATGTTTATGGGATATGGAGAGGAAGCAAAAGAGGTTGCAGGCAGACTAAAAGCACCTCTAAAACTCTGGATACTTCTGCCAAAAGAGAACTCTTAA